The sequence CGGTGCTGCCCAGGTCCGCTGTAGCTGTTGTTGCTGTTCCAGCTGTTGAGCCGACTCGCTCCGGCTGTCGTCGGGTCTCATGACCCGGCCGCACCCTCCTTCGCAGAACCCTCAGTTCAGGGCACCCCACTCTTCCGCCGAGGAACCACAGCATCCCTATGAACAGCGACAACGACCTCCAGATCGCCGGCGACATCCTCGAAGTCCCGCATCTGCTCCAGCCGCCGCGCGAGCACCCGGCCACCGTCGCCGAATTCGTGGGCCTCGCCCGCGCCGTCGCCGCCGACCGCTCCCAGTGGGCGCACCTCGTCCGCTACGACGCCACCACCCGCTGGTACCACCGGCTGCGCACCGGCCCCGGCTACGAGGTGTGGCTGCTGTCCTGGGTGCCCGGACAGGGCAGCGGACCGCACGACCACGGCCGCTCCTCCGGTGTCCTCACCGTCCTGGAGGGCACGCTGACCGAGCGCACCGAGCGCGGCACGCGCGCGCTCACGTTCGGCACCCAGCGGGTGTTCGCGCCGGGGTACGTGCACGAGGTGGTCAACGACACGCTGGAACCGGCCGTGAGCCTGCACGTCTACTACCCGGGCCTGACCGAGATGCCGATGCACGCCTCCCCGCACTGCGAGGCGCGTTCCGAGCCGCGCGCGGTGACCGCCTGAGCGGCACCTGGCCATCCGATCGGCGGTCGACCGTCTGATCGGCACCTGACCGCCTGACGGTCGCTCGACCGCCTGACACGTTGTCGTACCCGCCTGCCAGACTTGGGGCCATGCGCATTGTGGTTCTGGCAGGCGGCATCGGCGGTGCCCGCTTCCTGCGCGGTCTGAAGCAGGCCGCACCGGACGCGGACGTCACGGTCATCGGCAACACCGGCGACGACATCCACCTCTTCGGGCTGAAGGTCTGCCCGGACCTCGACACGGTGATGTACACGCTGGGCGGCGGCATCAACGAGGAGCAGGGCTGGGGGCGGTCCGAGGAGACTTTCCACCTCAAGCAGGAACTGGCGGCCTACGGCGTCGGCCCGGAGTGGTTCGGGCTGGGCGACCGGGAC is a genomic window of Streptomyces griseochromogenes containing:
- a CDS encoding cysteine dioxygenase translates to MNSDNDLQIAGDILEVPHLLQPPREHPATVAEFVGLARAVAADRSQWAHLVRYDATTRWYHRLRTGPGYEVWLLSWVPGQGSGPHDHGRSSGVLTVLEGTLTERTERGTRALTFGTQRVFAPGYVHEVVNDTLEPAVSLHVYYPGLTEMPMHASPHCEARSEPRAVTA